A genome region from Prionailurus viverrinus isolate Anna chromosome A3, UM_Priviv_1.0, whole genome shotgun sequence includes the following:
- the TTLL9 gene encoding probable tubulin polyglutamylase TTLL9 — MSRPKNQNYKGHGLSKGKEREQRASIRFKTTLVNTLMDVLRHRPGWVEVKDEGDWDFYWCDVSWLRENFDHTYMDEHVRISHFRNHYELTRKNYMVKNLKRFRKQLEREAGKLEAAKCDFFPKTFEMPCEYHLFVEEFRKNPGITWIMKPVARSQGKGIFLFRRLKDIMDWRKGTAGKKLTSSEAQPARSAVNPPGGHDARSSEDQKDEIPVENYVAQRYIENPYLIGGCKFDLRVYVLVMSYIPLRAWLYRDGFARFSNTRFTLSSIDDQYVHLTNVAVQKTSPDYHPKKGCKWMIQRFRQYLASKHGPEAVETLFSDMDNIFIRSLQSVQKVIISDKHCFELYGYDILIDQDLKPWLLEVNASPSLTASSQEDYELKTCLLEDTLHVVDMEARLTGREKRVGGFDLMWNDGPVSREEGAPDLSGMGNFVTNTHLGCVNDRKKQLRQLFRSLQSQKKASS; from the exons AATCAAAATTACAAGGGCCATGGATTGTCAAAGGGAAAAGAGCG agagcagagagcttcAATCCGATTCAAGACCACTCTCGTGAATACTCTCATGGATGTCCTTCGCCACAGGCCGGGCTGGGTAGAAGTAAAGGA tgAAGGGGACTGGGATTTCTACTGGTGTGACGTCAGCTGGCTCCGGGAGAACTTTGACCACACCTACATGGACGAACATGTGCGGATCAGTCACTTCCGAAACCACTACGAG CTGACGCGCAAGAACTACATGGTGAAGAACCTGAAGCGGTTCCGGAAGCAGCTGGAGCGCGAGGCAGGGAAGCTGGAGGCAGCCAAGTGCGACTTCTTCcccaaaacctttgagatgccATGCGAGTACCACCTGTTCGTGGAAGAGTTCCGCAAAAACCCGGGGATCACCTGGATCATGAAGCCT gtagCCCGGTCGCAGGGAAAAGGCATTTTCCTCTTCCGGAGGCTGAAGGACATCATGGACTGGAGGAAG GGCACCGCTGGGAAGAAGCTCACCAGCTCAGAGGCCCAGCCAGCCCGGAGCGCTGTCAATCCACCCGGAGGCCAT GACGCAAGAAGTTCTGAAGACCAGAAGGATGAAATCCCCGTGGAGAACTACGTAGCTCAGCGCTATATCGAAAACCCCTACCTGATAGGAG GCTGCAAGTTTGACCTGCGCGTCTACGTGCTGGTGATGTCG TACATCCCGCTGCGGGCCTGGCTGTACCGGGACGGCTTCGCCCGATTCTCCAACACCCGCTTCACACTGAGCAGCATCGATGACCAGT ATGTTCACCTCACCAATGTCGCTGTGCAAAAGACCTCTCCTGACTACCATCCAAAGAAG GGCTGCAAGTGGATGATCCAGCGCTTCCGCCAGTACCTGGCGTCCAAGCATGGGCCAGAGGCGGTGGAGACGCTCTTCAGTGACATGGACAACATCTTCATCAGGAGCCTGCAGAGCGTGCAGAAGGTGATCATCAGCGACAAGCACTGCTTTGAGCTGTACGGCTATGACATCCTCATAGACCAGGACCTCAAACC gtgGCTCCTGGAGGTCAACGCATCCCCATCGCTGACAGCCAGCAGCCAGGAGGACTATGAGCTCAAGACCTGCCTTCTGGAAGATACCCTGCATGTCGTGGACATGGAGGCCAG GCTCACAGGAAGGGAGAAGCGAGTGGGAGGCTTTGACCTCATGTGGAATGATGGCCCTGTCAGCCGAGAAGAGGGGGCTCCTGACCTGTCAGGGATGGGGAATTTTGTGACCAACACACACCTTG GCTGTGTCAACGATCGGAAAAAACAGCTGAGGCAACTGTTCCGCTCCCTTCAAAGCCAGAAGAAAGCCTCCAGTTAG